The Reinekea forsetii genome contains the following window.
CTTTATAACGGCGGGTGTACCTCCGAGTATGAAGGTCAATGGCCAGGTGATCCCGGTCACCAAGACCCCGCTCAGTCCTGAAAAAACACGCGAGCTGGTCTTGTCGGTAATGACCGACCGGCAGCGCATTGAATTCAATGACACCCAAGAGTGCAATTTCGCAGTCTCGGCGCGTGGCATTGGTCGGTTCCGGTGCAGTGCCTTTCATCAGCGCAACCTCGCCGGTATGGTCTTGCGCCGTATCGAAACACGTATTCCACGGATCGAAGAATTGGGCCTGCCCGATGTGATTAAAAAGCTGGCCATGACCAAGCGGGGCCTGTTGATCTTTGTCGGGGCAACCGGGACCGGCAAGTCGACCAGCCTGGCGGCGATGATCGGGCACCGTAATCGCAACTCCAAGGGTCACATTATTTCCATTGAGGACCCGATTGAATTTATACATCAGCACGAAGGCAGCATCGTGACTCAGCGGGAAGTGGGCATCGACACCGACAGCTTTGAAGTGGCGCTCAAGAACACCCTGCGCCAAGCGCCCGATGTAATTATGATTGGCGAAGTGCGTACGCGCGAAACCATGGAATATGCGATGGCCTTTGCCGAAACCGGGCACCTCTGTTTGGCAACCCTGCACGCCAATAACGCCAACCAGGCGCTCGATCGGATCATGCATTTCTTCCCCCACGAGCGGCAGCGGCAGCTGTGGATGGATCTATCACTCAATCTGAAAGCCATCGTCGCGCAGCAGTTGGTGCCGACACCGGACGGTCTGGGTCGTAAGGCGGTGATCGAGGTGTTGATCAATACCCCTCTGGTATCCGATCACATCCGTAAGGGCGATGTCCATCTGTTAAAAGACCTGATGGCCAAATCTCCCGAGCTAGGCATGCAAACCTTTGATCAGGCACTGTTTAAAGGGTACAGTCGCGGGGAACTGACCTATGAGGATGCCCTGGCCCATGCCGATTCCGAAAACGATCTGCGTCTGATGATCAAATTGGATCAGGAAACCGACCCACATCATTTAAGCGGCCAAGCGGCCAAATTGAGTATTCAGGATTCAGATGACTATTAACAACAGGGCGCTACTGCGTGGCGCACCCCAGTCGCGCGCGCAATGGTCCGCTCACACCTATTATGCGGTGTCGCGACCATGAGCAACACCTATACCCGACTCCAAAGCCCCTGTGTGAAGCTGTGCACGCTGGACGACGCAGACACCTGTCTCGGCTGCGGTCGGTCATTGGCGGACATCAAGAACTGGTCCATTGTCAGTCCGGCAGAGCAACAACAGATCCTAGATCGGGCCGAGCATAGACTGATTAAGATTCAGCGCTGTTGAGCCGCGCTTGGATCCGGGCCTGTGCCTGGGCGAGTCGAGGTTGGTTGGGGTGGCTCTGCTGGGCTTGCTCAACGATGAGCAGCGCTTTGCGATCCTGGGCAACCGACTCCAGAATGCCCACCTTTTCCAGGATCAGGCTAATCTGATCCTTACGTTGCCGGCTGGCCATGCGCCTACCGACCATGCGCAAATAGTAAATAAACACCACGACCAGCATGACCAGTCCGACGCCACCTAATTCCATCTGAGCTCCCCTTTATCTATACCCACTGCCCAGAGTATAAACCATGGCCCTGATGTGATGTATCGGCAAGCTTGCCTTTACGGCAAAATACCCGCTATGGTCTATCGATCAGTACAGGAGTAGGCGAGTATGGAATTTGATTTCATCATTGTTGGCGGCGGTTCAGCCGGAGCGGTGTTGGCCAATCGACTGAGCGAGGATCCGCAGGTGAGTGTTGCCCTGGTGGAATTTGGTGCCACCGACCGTTCTATGGCGATCCATATGCCCTTCGGCATGATTGTTACGGTGCCCACGCCTTATCTCAACTATGCCTACAAGACCATCCCCCAACCCGGCCTCGGCAACCGACGCGGTTACCAGCCACGGGGCAAAACCCTGGGCGGTTCCAGTGCCATTAACGCGATGATTTATGTGCGCGGCCATCAGCAGGATTATGACGATTGGGCCGCGCTGGGTAATGCCGGCTGGTCTTGGTTAGATGTCCTCCCCTACTTTAAAAAATCCGAACACAACGAACGACTCCAGGGCCCACTGCACGGCCAAGGTGGGCCCCTGAATGTCGCCGACCTGACCAGCCCAGCGGGTGCCCGAACGGCCTTTGTAGCGGCCGGCCGTGCTGCCGGTTTTAAGGAAAACAGCGACTTTAATGGTAGCGATCAGGAAGGCGTCGGTAGCTATCAGGTGACCCAACAGAACGGTCGGCGCTGCAGCAGTGCCACGGCCTATTTACACCCGGCGTTGGCACGACCCAATCTAACGGTGTTGACCCAAGCACGCGTCTTGCGCTTGTTGACCGTGGCGAAACAGTGCCGAGGGGTAGAGCTGTTAATCGGCGGGCAGCGCCAGAGCCTGAACTGCCGGCGCGAGGTTATTCTCAGCGCCGGTACCTTTAACAGCCCGCAGCTGTTGCTCTTATCGGGTATCGGGCCGGCCGAGCACTTGGCCAGTCACGGCATTGCTGTGGTGCATGAGCTGCCCGGCGTAGGGCAGAATTTGGTCGATCATCCGGACTTTGTAACCAGCTATCGTGCGCTACTGCGCGACGTATTGGGCGCGTCGCCGATCGGTATCTGGCACCTGTTGCGTGATGTCTGGCGTTTTAGCCGGGGCAACCCGAACAGCCTGATGAGCACCAATGGCGCCGAAGCCGGTGGCTTTTTAAAGACCGATCCGAGTCTCGATCGACCCGATATTCAACTTCATTTTGTCGTCGGGATACTGCAAAACCACGCTCGTAGCCTGTCGCCTTACCATGGGGTCAGCTGTCACGCCTGTGTGCTGCGCCCGACCAGTCGCGGCTGGGTGCAGCTGGCCTCGGCCAATCCGCTGGACGCGCCCTTGATTCATCCCAACTTTCTTGCCACCGAGGCTGACGTTGCCGCGTTGCTGCGCGGCGTACGCTTAATGCAGCGGATCATGGCGGCGGCGCCGCTGGGGCAATATGCGGCCACGGAAATGCAGCCAACCCACGCCCTGACCGATGCGCAACTGATCGCCGAGATCCGCCGCCGAGCCGATACGGTCTATCATCCGGTGGGCACTTGCCGCATGGGCCAGGACCGTTTGGCGGTGGTCGATGCACAACTGCGCGTTCAGGGTATGACCGGATTGCGCGTGGTCGACGCCTCGGTGATGCCAACCCTAATCGGTGGCAATACCAGCGCACCGACCATTATGATCGCTGAAAAGGCGGCCGATCTGATCAAGGCGAGCTATGCGAACTAGTCATTAGTCGACTTAGTCAGAGCAAACGGCCGCTTTTGCACATCGTCGTGCCGAGCTAAAGGCAGAATTGCGTATCCCAGGTTTGATTCTGGAACTGCATCATCAGGCTATTCCCCACTTGCAACCTGACCTCGGCGCGCACCCGAAAGCCGGAGGTGTCTAGCTGAAACTGCACCGAATCGCTCGCAGCGAGTTTGTCGATTTTAAAGGGCGGGGTCCAGATGGGTTGATAGCGCTCCTCCAAGGTCAGGGTGATCGGAATGATGCCATTTAGATCCGCCTCCGCCGCATTGTTCACCCGTTTCATGATATCCCCTAGCTTCACCGTCAAGGTCGTCGCTCGATCGGTGATTTTTTGCGCGCTGCGGTAATCGGTGTTGCCACAGCGTCCGGAGGCTATTAAATAGCGCTCGTCACCGGCTGACTCGGTTAGATTTAAGGTGATGACATCATCCTTAAAAAAAGTCTGACCGTCGAAACTATTATCCTCGGATATGCGCACGGCGGCGATAAGGGGCAAGCTTTGGCGGCCTACCGTATCAACCTGCAGATCGGTGATCAGGCCTGAGTCTCTGGACCGCAAACCATAGCGGCCTCTTTGATTGCTGGCGATCAGCGCCTCGGTCGACCCATCGGCATAGGCCACGGAGATTTGGGCACCGTTCATCCGCACCGGTTGGGCCCAAAGCCCTCGAGTTAAAAAGACATCCAGTTCGCTCAGTGACGCGCCCTGATTCAATCGAACTTTGATATCGAGCTGATCCGGGTCGACATCCTGAATATTAATTGCAGCACAGCCGCTCAGGCCAGCAAGGCCAAGAAGGGCGAAAAAAGCGAGCCGAGCCAAGTTGCCGCACTGTGCCAACGATGAGTCTGTCATGAAATCGATCCTGTTCCGGGGTAGCTTGACCCATTAAGGCCGGCCAGTGGGCCAACCGATTACTGGGACTGCAGGCCCTAGGGCAAAAGTCCGTTGCCGCCGAGTCAGGGCGACGCGCGGTGTAGGCGCGAAATATCTATCCTATTCTAGAGTATTATTGGCCGATCAACAGTGTCTTTAGCAGACCGGGCCGCTGACATGCTAATTAGATAATCAATTTGCTTAATTGTATTTCACCAACAGTCGTTTAGCATTGTTCGAAAATAATTTAGCCATTACGAGGTAGAGCTGGTGCAGCAACTAATCATCAATGGCGACCTGGGTGGACCCACCTTCATTTTTGCCCATGGCGCCGGGGCGGGTATGGATTCTGAGTTTATGAATCGGGTCGCGACCGGTCTGGCCGAGCGCGGCATTCGCGTCGTGCGGTTTGAATTTCCCTATATGCAGAAAAAGCGCGACACCGGCAAGCGGCGACCACCCGATCGACAACCCAAGCTGCTCGACCACTTCAAACAGGTCATTGAGCAGGTCAACCTGTCTCGGGTTATCATTGGCGGTAAGTCGATGGGTGGACGGATGGCCACGGTACTGGCTGCAGAGCAGTCCTATGCCGGGGTGGTGGTGCTCGGGTATCCATTTCATGCTTTGGGCAAGCCGGAAAAGGTCCGGGTGGATCACTTTCAGACCGTTGAATCTCCGGTATTGATTTGCCAAGGCGAGCGCGATTCGATGGGCAATCGCGCCGATGTCGCGCAATATCGTTTGCCGAGCAATGTGCACATCGATTGGTTTACCGATGGTGACCATGATCTCAAGCCACGTAAAGCCAGTGGCTGCACGCACACGGCGCATTTGGACAACGCCATCGAACGAACCAGTCGATTCATTCATCAGATGGCAGCACGCTAACAGAGAGCTAATTGGGGTGGGCTCTAATGGGGCCTTATCCTATACTGATCGTCAAATCTGACTTTTACCAAAGGTGACTGCGTGCTCCGTTATAAAATAATACCGGTAACAGCCTTTCAACAAAATTGCTCGCTTGTGTGGTGTGACCAGAGCCGGGAAGCGGTGCTCATTGACGCCGGTGGTGATGTTAGCGTGCTGCGGCACCAAGTCGAGGCGTTAGGGTTAACGCTGACCGCAATCTGGTTAACCCATGGCCATCTGGATCACGCCGGTGGCGCGCAGGACCTGCGCGAGCAGCTCGGTTTGCCAGTCATTGGACCGGCCCAGGCCGATGATTTTTGGCTTGCGGGCATAGAAGCACAGAGCCGCAGCTACGGCCTGACCGGTCTGCGCAATGTGTTACCCGACAGCTGGTTGAACGATGGCGATACAGTTCAGGTCGGAGCGGAGAGCCTAGCGGTCATTTCGGCGCCAGGGCATACGCCGGGCCACGTCATCTTTTATCATGCCAAGCAGCAGCTGGCTTGGGTGGGCGATGTTATCTTTGCCGGATCAATTGGCCGGACCGACTTCCCCAAGGGCGATCACGCGACCCTTATTGCCTCCATTACCGAAAAGCTTTGGCCGCTGGGCGATGATGTGAACTTTATTCCCGGCCACGGTCCTGAGTCGACCTTCGGAGTTGAGCGCAAGACCAACCCCTTTGTCGCCGATTATAAGTTTGGCTAAGGTTTTTCGCTCAAGCCGCTGGCATCATGATCCCTCCCGAGCCCTCTCGGGCGGCTATAGCAATGGGCTGGCCAGTTGCGCCAAGCTCTCCGCTACACGCTGGTACACGGGCCGCTGATGCCAGTCGCTGAGCAGCAGTTGTTCGGAGCGGCGACAGTAACCGTCGGTAATGGCGCGCACCTGTTCGCAGAAGGCGACATCGTCGACCACCAGAGTGGCTTCAAAGTTGAGCCAGATAGAGCGCATGTCGAGATTAACCGAGCCGATCAAGACCAGGTGATCGTCCACGATCACCGTTTTGGTGTGCAGCAGGCCATCGGTAAAGCGTCGGATCACGACCCCCGCCAACAATAGTTCCTGATAAAAAGATCGCCCGGCATATTGGGCCAACTTACTGTTGTTTTTACGGGGTACGATGACGGTCACATCGAGCCCGCGCTTGCCCGCCGATTTAAGGGCCTGCAGCAACGACTCATCAGGTACAAAGTAGGGTGTGGTGAGCACGATTCGTTGGCGGGCATTGTGGATCGCAGTGAGCAATACCTGGAGCAGTATTTCCTCATCCAGGGCGGGGCCGCTCGGCAATAATTGCATCAGGTTCGCGTGGCGCTCAGCAAAAGTGGGGTTGGCTAAGCTATCCGCTAGGCGCACACCGGTTTCCATTTCCCAGTCAAAAACCAGCGTGCCTTGCACGAGCTTGGCGATATCGCCTTGAATTTTAACCATGATATCAACCCACGAACCGACTCCCATATGCGCATTAAAGAACGCGGGGTCGGCCAGGTTCATCGATCCGGTATAGGCAATGCGATTATCGATGGCGATCAATTTCCGATGCTGACGCAGGTCCTGACGACGCAGGCTCATACGCAAGACATTGGCGTAGAGCACTTCCAGTACCTGTACCCCCGCTCGGATCAAACGCTGGCAGCGCTGGCTGCGCAAAAACCGGTGCGAGCCAACGCTATCGAGCATCAGATGGACCTGGACGCCGCGTTGTGACGCGGCAGCCAAGGCGGCCAGGATATTCACCACCTGGCCCTGGTCGTCAAGAATATAGAACTCGAGGAATATGACGGTCTGGGCTTGGTCAATGTCGACTTTCAGGCTCTCAAACAATCCGTCGGCGGCATCGAATAGGGCCCATTGGCTGCAGGACAGGGCGGGCATGCCAATACTGCTGCGAGTCAGTTCCATCACCGGGCCGAGGGACTGCTGGGGCGGGAGCAGGGCGCGTTGTGTCGATAGGATGCGTTGTAACCAAAGCGAATAGAATTGGTACTGTCGCTTGGCCCGCTCGGCGCGCATGCGGCCGAGGTAATGTTCACCTAGGAGCAAATAGCAGAAGATGCCAAGTATCGGCAGAGTATAGACCAACAAGAGCCAAGCTAAAGTGCTGCCGAGGGGTCGGCGTTTTAGAAGAATACGCAGACTCAGTGCCACCAGTGCGGTGACGTATACGAGCAAGCCGAGTGACCCCAGCCAATCCCATCTCATCGTGACCCATATCCCTAGGGACGTAACCGTTAGTTTAGCGTGCAAGTCAGGGCGTAAAAGACATTTGTCTGATCACAGCTGCGCCGCAGTAGTACCCAACCATAAGAGCCTGGGCCAATCCGTCACAGGCGAACCCAGGCAGGCTTTAATGATAGCAATAGACCCAGCCGCATGCCTGATTTTATCGGATTAGAGGCGTCAAAGGAGGGCATATTTTTTAAGGAATTAGCCTCAAATTGCCCTGAAATCGGCTGTAAGTGATTGTTTTGCAGGGTCTTTATTTAACTTCACGGGTGCATTGACTCTGCTGCTCAGTATACATACAATACGCGTCCCTCAAATTTGGGGGTATTAACGCTGTTTAACAATCTTGGAGCTTTGGTCACATGCAGAACCAAAAGATCAGAATTCGCTTGAAAGCTTTCGATCATCGTTTGATTGATGCGTCGACTCAAGAAATTGTCGACACGGCGAAGCGTACAGGCGCGCAGGTGCGTGGACCTATTCCACTCCCTACACGTAAAGAGCGCTTCACTGTGCTGGTCTCTCCACACGTGAACAAGGATGCGCGTGATCAGTACGAAATTCGTACTCACAAGCGCATGCTCGATATTGTCGAACCAACCGAGAAAACAGTGGATGCACTGCGGAAGTTGGATTTGGCAGCTGGTGTGGATATTCAAATTAGTCTCGGCTGATTTCAAGTAAAAAGTAGATATCTCTACTGTAACGGCTCTTTACTGTCGAAAGGCGGTCCGGAGCGGCCATAGCGGGTTTTAGCCCCGTACATAGAGGAAATAAAGATGTCAATTGGTTTGATTGGCCGAAAAGCGGGTATGACTCGTGTCTTCACTGAAGAAGGCAGTTCCATACCAGTCACGGTCGTAGAAGTTAAGCCTAATCGTATTTCACAGATTAAATCTGTCGAAGTCGATGGCTATGTCGCTCTCCAGCTCACCGCTGGCACGAAGCGTACAAATCAGATTAGCAAAGCAGAGGCAGGTCATTTTGCGAAGTCTAATGTTGAGATGGGTGTACTGACACGCGAATTCACAGTTGCAGATGCTTCCGAATACGAAGCGGGTAAAGAGCTAACTGTTGAATTGTTTACCGCGGGTCAAAAAGTTGATGTGACCGGAACCTCCAAGGGTAAAGGCTTCGCTGGTGCGATTAAGCGCCACAACTTTAGTATGCAAGACGCCACTCACGGTAACTCCCTTTCTCACCGCGCGCCCGGTTCTATCGGTCAGTGCCAGACGCCTGGTCGGGTCTGGAAAGGTAAGAAAATGGCAGGTCACATGGGTGCTGAGCGTTCAACAACTCAATCTTTAGAAGTCGTCCGTGTCGATGTCGAGCGCAATTTGCTGCTCATCAAGGGTGCTGTTCCAGGTGCAACTGGTTCACACGTTTTCGTTCAACCTGCGGTTAAGAGCTGAGAGAGGTAGCAATGGATATTCAAGTTGCTGGCAAT
Protein-coding sequences here:
- a CDS encoding GMC family oxidoreductase produces the protein MEFDFIIVGGGSAGAVLANRLSEDPQVSVALVEFGATDRSMAIHMPFGMIVTVPTPYLNYAYKTIPQPGLGNRRGYQPRGKTLGGSSAINAMIYVRGHQQDYDDWAALGNAGWSWLDVLPYFKKSEHNERLQGPLHGQGGPLNVADLTSPAGARTAFVAAGRAAGFKENSDFNGSDQEGVGSYQVTQQNGRRCSSATAYLHPALARPNLTVLTQARVLRLLTVAKQCRGVELLIGGQRQSLNCRREVILSAGTFNSPQLLLLSGIGPAEHLASHGIAVVHELPGVGQNLVDHPDFVTSYRALLRDVLGASPIGIWHLLRDVWRFSRGNPNSLMSTNGAEAGGFLKTDPSLDRPDIQLHFVVGILQNHARSLSPYHGVSCHACVLRPTSRGWVQLASANPLDAPLIHPNFLATEADVAALLRGVRLMQRIMAAAPLGQYAATEMQPTHALTDAQLIAEIRRRADTVYHPVGTCRMGQDRLAVVDAQLRVQGMTGLRVVDASVMPTLIGGNTSAPTIMIAEKAADLIKASYAN
- a CDS encoding PilT/PilU family type 4a pilus ATPase, with the translated sequence MEFDKLLRLMVEKGASDLFITAGVPPSMKVNGQVIPVTKTPLSPEKTRELVLSVMTDRQRIEFNDTQECNFAVSARGIGRFRCSAFHQRNLAGMVLRRIETRIPRIEELGLPDVIKKLAMTKRGLLIFVGATGTGKSTSLAAMIGHRNRNSKGHIISIEDPIEFIHQHEGSIVTQREVGIDTDSFEVALKNTLRQAPDVIMIGEVRTRETMEYAMAFAETGHLCLATLHANNANQALDRIMHFFPHERQRQLWMDLSLNLKAIVAQQLVPTPDGLGRKAVIEVLINTPLVSDHIRKGDVHLLKDLMAKSPELGMQTFDQALFKGYSRGELTYEDALAHADSENDLRLMIKLDQETDPHHLSGQAAKLSIQDSDDY
- a CDS encoding DUF1289 domain-containing protein, whose translation is MSNTYTRLQSPCVKLCTLDDADTCLGCGRSLADIKNWSIVSPAEQQQILDRAEHRLIKIQRC
- the cls gene encoding cardiolipin synthase, whose translation is MRWDWLGSLGLLVYVTALVALSLRILLKRRPLGSTLAWLLLVYTLPILGIFCYLLLGEHYLGRMRAERAKRQYQFYSLWLQRILSTQRALLPPQQSLGPVMELTRSSIGMPALSCSQWALFDAADGLFESLKVDIDQAQTVIFLEFYILDDQGQVVNILAALAAASQRGVQVHLMLDSVGSHRFLRSQRCQRLIRAGVQVLEVLYANVLRMSLRRQDLRQHRKLIAIDNRIAYTGSMNLADPAFFNAHMGVGSWVDIMVKIQGDIAKLVQGTLVFDWEMETGVRLADSLANPTFAERHANLMQLLPSGPALDEEILLQVLLTAIHNARQRIVLTTPYFVPDESLLQALKSAGKRGLDVTVIVPRKNNSKLAQYAGRSFYQELLLAGVVIRRFTDGLLHTKTVIVDDHLVLIGSVNLDMRSIWLNFEATLVVDDVAFCEQVRAITDGYCRRSEQLLLSDWHQRPVYQRVAESLAQLASPLL
- a CDS encoding alpha/beta fold hydrolase, with amino-acid sequence MQQLIINGDLGGPTFIFAHGAGAGMDSEFMNRVATGLAERGIRVVRFEFPYMQKKRDTGKRRPPDRQPKLLDHFKQVIEQVNLSRVIIGGKSMGGRMATVLAAEQSYAGVVVLGYPFHALGKPEKVRVDHFQTVESPVLICQGERDSMGNRADVAQYRLPSNVHIDWFTDGDHDLKPRKASGCTHTAHLDNAIERTSRFIHQMAAR
- the rplC gene encoding 50S ribosomal protein L3 — protein: MSIGLIGRKAGMTRVFTEEGSSIPVTVVEVKPNRISQIKSVEVDGYVALQLTAGTKRTNQISKAEAGHFAKSNVEMGVLTREFTVADASEYEAGKELTVELFTAGQKVDVTGTSKGKGFAGAIKRHNFSMQDATHGNSLSHRAPGSIGQCQTPGRVWKGKKMAGHMGAERSTTQSLEVVRVDVERNLLLIKGAVPGATGSHVFVQPAVKS
- the rpsJ gene encoding 30S ribosomal protein S10; this encodes MQNQKIRIRLKAFDHRLIDASTQEIVDTAKRTGAQVRGPIPLPTRKERFTVLVSPHVNKDARDQYEIRTHKRMLDIVEPTEKTVDALRKLDLAAGVDIQISLG
- a CDS encoding MBL fold metallo-hydrolase, with product MLRYKIIPVTAFQQNCSLVWCDQSREAVLIDAGGDVSVLRHQVEALGLTLTAIWLTHGHLDHAGGAQDLREQLGLPVIGPAQADDFWLAGIEAQSRSYGLTGLRNVLPDSWLNDGDTVQVGAESLAVISAPGHTPGHVIFYHAKQQLAWVGDVIFAGSIGRTDFPKGDHATLIASITEKLWPLGDDVNFIPGHGPESTFGVERKTNPFVADYKFG